The following coding sequences lie in one Methylosinus sp. PW1 genomic window:
- a CDS encoding cytochrome-c peroxidase translates to MAVRKRAATTLAAMLSLSGLGFAGLGFAGVGVAEPLGLPPVTIPQDNPQTADKIALGNRLFHDLRFSSDGAVACATCHKDDHAFTDSPLRTSEGVGKKTGTRNAPTVINAAYFTSFFWDGRSPTLEDQSQHPFLNPVEMGLPTHEPILLIARSDPFYVELFKKAFGKTGDGVTMEEVKKAIAAYERTIISGDSPFDRWRFGNEENAISEAAKRGFEVFVGQGRCVSCHVIEQDQALFTDNRFHNIGVGINRAQFEVPRLSAEFLTAKARGVDVDKAVLTDPKTSELGRFAVTDQFDVIGAFKTPTLRNVAVTAPYMHDGSLKTLKDVVKHYNNGGRSEGDPAQVNDYLSGGIRPLNLSEQQMDDLVAFMETLTTPAYFGAKTR, encoded by the coding sequence ATGGCCGTGCGCAAGCGCGCCGCGACGACGCTCGCGGCAATGCTCAGTCTTTCAGGGCTCGGTTTCGCAGGGCTCGGTTTCGCGGGAGTCGGCGTCGCCGAGCCGCTGGGGCTTCCCCCAGTGACGATCCCGCAGGACAATCCGCAGACGGCGGACAAGATCGCGCTGGGCAATCGCCTGTTCCACGATCTACGCTTCTCCTCGGACGGCGCGGTCGCCTGCGCCACCTGCCACAAGGACGATCACGCCTTCACCGACAGTCCGCTGCGCACATCCGAGGGCGTCGGCAAGAAGACCGGGACGCGCAACGCCCCGACGGTGATAAACGCCGCCTATTTCACCTCCTTTTTCTGGGACGGCCGCTCGCCCACGCTCGAGGATCAGTCGCAGCATCCCTTCCTCAATCCGGTCGAGATGGGACTGCCGACGCATGAGCCCATTCTGCTCATCGCGCGGTCCGACCCCTTCTATGTCGAGCTGTTCAAAAAGGCCTTCGGCAAGACCGGCGACGGCGTGACGATGGAGGAGGTGAAGAAGGCCATCGCCGCCTATGAGCGCACCATTATTTCCGGCGATTCGCCTTTCGACCGCTGGCGCTTCGGCAATGAGGAGAATGCGATATCGGAGGCCGCCAAGCGCGGCTTCGAGGTCTTCGTCGGCCAGGGACGCTGCGTCTCCTGCCATGTGATCGAGCAAGATCAGGCGCTGTTCACCGATAATCGCTTCCACAATATCGGCGTCGGCATCAATCGCGCGCAATTCGAGGTTCCGCGCCTCTCGGCGGAATTTCTGACCGCCAAGGCGAGAGGCGTCGATGTCGACAAGGCCGTGCTCACCGATCCCAAAACCTCCGAGCTCGGCCGTTTCGCCGTCACCGATCAGTTCGATGTGATCGGCGCCTTCAAGACGCCGACCCTGCGCAATGTGGCGGTGACAGCGCCCTATATGCACGACGGCTCGCTGAAGACGCTGAAGGATGTCGTCAAGCACTATAATAATGGCGGACGCAGCGAGGGCGATCCGGCCCAGGTCAACGACTATCTCTCCGGCGGCATTCGTCCTCTCAATCTCTCCGAGCAGCAGATGGACGATCTCGTCGCCTTCATGGAAACGCTCACCACGCCGGCCTATTTCGGCGCCAAAACGAGATGA
- a CDS encoding metallophosphoesterase: protein MSEFITRRSVLAGAGAGAALTTLPISMVTLAFGGTREDFTFTYISDAHIQQIKGASFVRNWDQGLKRAVAEANLVKPESDFVIFGGDLAQLGKREELDHGAEILSKLKGKLHAVMGEHDYYLDLGDYWSKLYGPHYYSFDHKGVHFIVLNSILTSEQWTFHRWPSAEQRMLEMAGLDNPNGSPFMVGDKQRKWLANDLAKLDKKTPIVVFSHSPLQKIYKGWNFWTDDAEDVQALLAPFDSVNVIYGHVHQIQYNQIGNISFNSVMATAWPWPYPQSYAQAESHLPVLTIPMNRADPFFERDATGWQLIDIGSGRVTARYQLWDNDQRTVAFDHKAGHPVDIAYQEPTQRRLPQTHY from the coding sequence ATGAGCGAATTCATCACCAGGCGCAGCGTGCTTGCGGGAGCCGGCGCCGGCGCGGCGCTGACCACTCTGCCGATCAGCATGGTCACGCTCGCCTTCGGCGGCACGCGCGAGGATTTCACCTTCACCTATATTTCCGACGCGCATATCCAGCAGATCAAAGGCGCGAGCTTCGTGCGCAATTGGGATCAGGGGCTGAAGCGCGCCGTCGCCGAGGCCAATCTGGTGAAGCCGGAATCGGATTTCGTCATCTTCGGCGGCGATCTCGCCCAGCTCGGCAAGCGCGAGGAGCTGGACCACGGCGCCGAGATTCTCTCCAAGCTGAAGGGCAAGCTTCACGCCGTCATGGGCGAGCACGACTATTATCTCGATCTCGGCGATTATTGGAGCAAGCTCTACGGCCCGCATTATTACAGCTTCGACCATAAGGGCGTGCATTTCATCGTGCTGAACTCGATTTTGACCAGCGAGCAATGGACCTTCCATCGCTGGCCATCGGCCGAGCAGCGCATGCTGGAAATGGCGGGGCTCGACAATCCCAACGGCTCGCCCTTCATGGTCGGCGACAAGCAGCGCAAATGGCTCGCCAATGATCTCGCCAAGCTGGACAAGAAGACGCCGATCGTCGTCTTCTCCCATTCGCCGCTGCAGAAAATCTACAAGGGCTGGAATTTCTGGACCGACGACGCCGAGGATGTGCAGGCGCTGCTCGCGCCTTTCGACAGCGTGAACGTCATCTACGGCCATGTCCATCAGATCCAATATAATCAGATCGGCAACATCAGCTTCAATTCGGTGATGGCCACCGCGTGGCCCTGGCCCTATCCGCAGAGCTATGCGCAGGCCGAGAGCCATCTGCCCGTGCTCACCATTCCGATGAACCGCGCCGATCCTTTCTTCGAGCGCGACGCCACCGGATGGCAGCTGATCGACATAGGCTCGGGCCGCGTCACCGCGCGCTATCAGCTCTGGGACAATGACCAGCGCACCGTCGCCTTCGACCACAAGGCCGGCCATCCGGTCGATATCGCCTATCAGGAGCCGACGCAGCGCCGTCTGCCGCAGACTCATTATTGA
- a CDS encoding cytochrome c, with the protein MLRSTLLLAFSLAAFGGTTARADEFTKTDVERYQKEFEQVAAKGRELWTSGALGTNGVACAQCHPNAANTHPETYPKFQKQLGKVAQLFEMANWCIRNPLQGANLAPDDPRMTALVSYITFERRGVKLAPGQH; encoded by the coding sequence ATGCTTCGCTCGACCTTGCTCCTCGCATTCAGTCTCGCCGCCTTCGGCGGGACGACGGCGCGCGCCGATGAATTCACCAAGACCGACGTCGAGCGCTATCAAAAAGAGTTCGAGCAGGTGGCCGCCAAGGGCCGCGAATTATGGACGAGCGGCGCGCTCGGGACCAATGGCGTCGCCTGCGCGCAATGCCACCCCAACGCCGCCAACACGCACCCCGAGACCTACCCCAAGTTCCAGAAGCAGCTCGGCAAGGTCGCGCAGCTTTTCGAAATGGCGAATTGGTGCATTCGCAATCCGTTGCAAGGCGCCAATCTCGCGCCCGACGATCCGCGCATGACGGCGCTCGTCTCCTACATCACTTTCGAGCGGCGCGGCGTGAAGCTCGCGCCCGGCCAGCACTAG